The following proteins come from a genomic window of Longimicrobium sp.:
- a CDS encoding IMP dehydrogenase, translating to DVQIIAGNVATREGAAALVERGVDAVKVGVGPGSICTTRVVTGVGVPQLTAVLDAVEGAAGQVPVIADGGIKYSGDMVKALAAGAHTVMMGSMLAGTDESPGESFLLEGRRFKTLRGMGSLGAMQEGSADRYFQEHGDARKFVPEGIEGRVEYKGAVADTIYQLIGGLRSGMGYLGCGTLDALRTEPQFMRITGGGLRESHPHDVTITREAPNYHS from the coding sequence CGACGTGCAGATCATCGCCGGGAACGTGGCGACGCGCGAGGGGGCGGCGGCGCTGGTGGAACGGGGTGTGGACGCGGTGAAGGTGGGGGTGGGCCCCGGCTCCATCTGCACCACGCGCGTGGTGACGGGCGTGGGCGTGCCGCAGCTCACCGCCGTGCTTGATGCCGTGGAGGGCGCGGCCGGCCAGGTGCCGGTGATCGCGGACGGTGGGATCAAGTACTCGGGCGACATGGTGAAGGCGCTGGCCGCGGGAGCCCACACGGTGATGATGGGTTCCATGCTGGCCGGTACCGACGAGAGCCCGGGCGAGTCGTTCCTCCTGGAGGGCCGCCGCTTCAAGACGCTCCGCGGGATGGGGAGCCTGGGCGCGATGCAGGAGGGCTCGGCCGACCGCTACTTCCAGGAGCACGGCGACGCGCGCAAGTTCGTCCCCGAAGGCATCGAAGGCCGGGTGGAGTACAAGGGCGCCGTCGCGGACACCATCTACCAGCTGATCGGCGGCCTGCGCTCAGGCATGGGCTACCTCGGCTGCGGCACCCTGGACGCGCTTCGCACCGAGCCCCAGTTCATGCGCATCACCGGCGGCGGCCTCCGCGAATCGCACCCGCACGACGTGACGATCACGCGCGAGGCGCCGAATTACCATTCGTGA
- a CDS encoding ABC transporter permease has product MRIPFSRRRVPHPFKAEPQAEVNDELAFHLEERIREYTARGMTPEDARAAALERFGDLNGVRSECAALLEADRRAEDRRDWLADLRQDVSFALRSAGRAPLFTLLVIATLALGIGANAAVFGVVKSVLLDALPYRDADRLVRVYSRFEKSGMDRSSVSPGAAADLARRMRTLQGVAAFAFGTSKRTYVSPGGPRVLTGSSVEGSFFRTLGVRAALGRTLTPEDGPRYVVMLSDEAWRREFAGDRGVIGRKMNIGGTAFEVIGVLPPRFVGPDGGADLWFAMDLTEVLQDPMASRGEHWMGVVGRLAPGATLEGTRRELDRISAELAREYPQTDRGRTFVVLPLRDALVGETRTPLLVLMASAALVLLITCANLAGALLSRTMGRRKEFAVRVAMGARRGRLVRQLLTESTLLALAGGVVGLALASLGLAALRKLALPALPPYAELSLDGGAVAVTLLAALCTGAVFGLAPALAAGRWDPQRTLREEGRGASEGRRSRHLRGVLVAGQIAISLSLLAGAGLLVRSLWAMTSAPLGFDPRGVLTARVELPSARYSTPEARADAFRRLREAVAELPGVRGVASVTQIPSPAMSSNALSIEGKEVGSDSPVFIRYMAVSDEYFRVMRIRTLRGRTFGTEDTPTAPPAILVSQTMARRYWPEGGALGSRIRISPHTSERWGVVVGIVDDVRVDPAVPAPEPMAYGSGRQDYAWSGRDFVVRTDGEPLALVRPFRRALAALDPDVPLRDPAPLSTIVAERLSGRRLPMLLMTGFGALALLLASVGVYAMFAAMATAREREFGVRVALGSTPGAIAALVLRQGGTWMAAGLLAGALGVVAVGRMVSNLLYGVVPLDPIALGLATLVLLACATIALVVPVRRATRVDPISILR; this is encoded by the coding sequence ATGCGCATCCCCTTCTCCCGCCGCCGGGTTCCCCACCCGTTCAAGGCCGAGCCGCAGGCCGAGGTCAACGACGAGCTCGCGTTCCACCTGGAGGAAAGGATCCGCGAGTACACCGCGCGCGGGATGACGCCCGAGGACGCGCGCGCCGCCGCCCTCGAGCGCTTCGGCGACCTGAACGGCGTGCGGAGCGAGTGCGCGGCGCTGCTCGAAGCCGACCGCCGCGCCGAGGACCGCCGCGACTGGCTGGCCGATCTGCGGCAGGACGTCAGCTTCGCGCTGCGCTCGGCGGGACGCGCTCCGCTCTTCACCTTGCTGGTCATCGCCACGCTGGCGCTCGGCATCGGCGCCAACGCGGCGGTGTTCGGGGTGGTGAAGTCCGTGCTGCTGGATGCGCTCCCCTACCGCGACGCGGACCGGCTGGTGCGCGTCTACTCCCGCTTCGAGAAATCGGGGATGGACCGCTCGTCCGTGAGCCCCGGCGCGGCCGCGGACCTCGCGAGGCGCATGCGCACGCTGCAGGGCGTGGCCGCGTTCGCGTTCGGCACCTCCAAGAGGACCTACGTTTCCCCCGGCGGGCCGCGGGTGCTCACCGGGTCGTCGGTGGAGGGGAGCTTCTTCCGCACCCTGGGGGTGCGCGCCGCGCTGGGCCGCACGCTCACCCCCGAGGACGGCCCTCGCTACGTGGTGATGCTGAGCGACGAGGCGTGGCGGCGTGAGTTCGCGGGCGACCGCGGCGTCATCGGCCGGAAGATGAACATCGGCGGCACGGCGTTCGAGGTGATCGGCGTGCTCCCGCCCCGCTTCGTGGGCCCGGACGGGGGAGCCGACCTCTGGTTCGCGATGGACCTCACGGAGGTGCTGCAGGACCCGATGGCGTCCCGCGGCGAGCACTGGATGGGAGTCGTGGGGCGCCTCGCACCCGGCGCCACCCTGGAAGGCACCCGGCGCGAGCTGGACCGGATCTCCGCCGAGCTGGCGCGCGAGTACCCGCAGACCGACCGCGGGCGCACCTTCGTCGTGCTCCCGCTGCGCGACGCGCTGGTGGGCGAGACGCGCACCCCGCTCCTGGTGCTGATGGCGAGCGCCGCGCTGGTGCTCCTCATCACCTGCGCGAACCTCGCCGGCGCCCTCCTCTCGCGCACCATGGGCCGGCGCAAGGAATTCGCCGTGCGCGTGGCGATGGGGGCGCGGCGTGGCCGTCTGGTGCGCCAGCTCCTCACCGAGAGCACGCTGCTGGCGCTGGCGGGTGGCGTGGTGGGGCTGGCGCTGGCGTCTCTGGGGCTCGCCGCGCTTCGCAAGCTGGCGCTCCCCGCGCTGCCGCCGTACGCGGAGCTGTCGCTGGACGGGGGCGCGGTGGCGGTCACGCTGCTGGCCGCGCTCTGCACCGGCGCCGTGTTCGGCCTGGCGCCCGCGCTGGCCGCCGGCCGCTGGGACCCGCAGCGGACGCTGCGCGAGGAGGGGCGCGGCGCGAGCGAGGGCCGGCGCTCGCGGCACCTGCGCGGCGTGCTGGTCGCGGGGCAGATCGCCATCTCGCTGAGCCTTCTGGCCGGCGCGGGGCTGCTGGTGCGCAGCCTGTGGGCGATGACCTCCGCCCCGCTCGGCTTCGACCCGCGCGGGGTGCTCACCGCCCGCGTGGAGCTCCCCTCGGCCAGGTACTCCACGCCGGAGGCGCGCGCCGACGCGTTCCGCCGGCTGCGGGAAGCGGTGGCGGAGCTCCCGGGCGTGCGCGGAGTCGCCAGCGTCACGCAGATCCCGTCCCCCGCCATGAGCAGCAACGCGCTCAGCATCGAGGGGAAGGAGGTGGGGAGCGACTCCCCCGTCTTCATCCGGTACATGGCCGTGTCCGACGAGTACTTCCGCGTGATGAGGATCCGCACCCTGCGCGGGCGTACCTTTGGGACGGAGGACACGCCCACCGCGCCGCCCGCCATCCTGGTGAGCCAGACGATGGCGCGCCGCTACTGGCCGGAGGGAGGCGCGCTGGGTTCGCGCATCCGCATCAGCCCGCACACTTCCGAGCGGTGGGGCGTGGTGGTGGGGATCGTGGACGACGTGCGGGTGGACCCGGCGGTCCCCGCCCCCGAGCCGATGGCCTACGGAAGCGGGCGGCAGGACTACGCGTGGTCGGGGCGCGACTTCGTGGTGCGCACGGACGGGGAGCCGCTCGCGCTGGTGCGCCCCTTCCGGCGCGCGCTGGCGGCCCTCGACCCCGACGTCCCGCTGCGCGACCCCGCTCCGCTGTCCACCATCGTCGCCGAGCGCCTGTCCGGCCGCCGCCTGCCGATGCTCCTGATGACGGGGTTCGGCGCGCTGGCGCTGCTCCTGGCCTCCGTGGGCGTGTACGCGATGTTCGCCGCCATGGCCACCGCGCGCGAGCGGGAGTTCGGCGTGCGCGTCGCCCTCGGCTCCACCCCGGGCGCCATCGCCGCCCTGGTCCTGCGGCAGGGCGGCACGTGGATGGCGGCGGGGCTGCTCGCCGGTGCCCTCGGCGTCGTCGCCGTCGGCCGCATGGTGAGCAACCTTCTCTACGGCGTCGTCCCCCTGGACCCGATCGCGCTCGGGCTGGCGACCCTCGTCCTCCTCGCCTGCGCCACCATCGCCCTCGTCGTCCCCGTGCGCCGCGCCACGCGCGTGGACCCCATCAGCATCCTGCGTTGA
- a CDS encoding PadR family transcriptional regulator, producing MFAKDSGLLQGTVELLVLKTLSWGPMHGYGIASWIESTTNDVLRLEEGSLYPALYRMARKGWIRGEWGLSENNRRAKFYHLTPEGEKQFREQSSGWRRLADAVNAAIGATRAPSWAR from the coding sequence ATGTTCGCCAAAGACTCGGGGCTGCTGCAGGGGACGGTGGAGCTGCTCGTGCTCAAGACGCTCTCGTGGGGGCCGATGCACGGCTACGGGATCGCGAGCTGGATCGAGAGCACCACGAACGACGTGCTCCGCCTGGAGGAGGGGTCGCTCTACCCGGCGCTCTACCGCATGGCCCGGAAGGGGTGGATCAGGGGGGAATGGGGGCTGTCCGAGAACAACCGGCGGGCGAAGTTCTACCACCTGACGCCCGAGGGGGAGAAGCAGTTCCGCGAGCAGAGCTCGGGGTGGCGGCGGCTCGCCGACGCGGTGAACGCGGCGATCGGCGCCACGCGGGCTCCCAGCTGGGCGAGGTGA
- a CDS encoding enoyl-CoA hydratase-related protein has protein sequence MPGTVLIGREGAVARLTLNRPEKRNALSAELVADLKAALRDADADEGVRVVAISGAGKDFCSGADLSALRRIADATVMENLADVDELAELFLLPRRMRKPVVACVRGRALAGGCGLATACDLVLASADAQFGYPETRIGFVPAMVMAITRRNVSEKRAFDLLVRGLPVSATEAERMGLINQVFAEDAFEAETDAVLRDLAERSPSAVQLAKRLLYNSDALGFEAAVRAGADVNVVARMTEDMKAGVARFLDRG, from the coding sequence ATGCCGGGTACCGTCCTCATCGGGCGCGAGGGCGCCGTCGCGCGTCTCACGCTCAACCGGCCTGAGAAGCGCAACGCCCTCAGCGCCGAGCTCGTGGCCGACCTCAAGGCCGCCCTCCGCGACGCGGACGCGGACGAGGGCGTGCGCGTGGTCGCCATCTCCGGGGCGGGGAAGGACTTCTGCTCCGGCGCCGACCTTTCCGCGCTGCGCCGCATCGCAGACGCCACCGTGATGGAGAACCTGGCCGACGTGGACGAGCTCGCCGAGCTCTTCCTCCTCCCGCGCCGCATGCGCAAGCCGGTGGTGGCGTGCGTGCGCGGCCGAGCGCTGGCCGGCGGGTGCGGCCTCGCGACCGCCTGCGACCTCGTCCTCGCCTCCGCGGACGCGCAGTTCGGCTACCCGGAAACGCGCATCGGCTTCGTCCCCGCGATGGTGATGGCGATCACGCGGCGCAACGTCTCCGAGAAGCGCGCCTTCGACCTGCTGGTGCGCGGCCTTCCCGTGTCGGCCACCGAGGCGGAGCGGATGGGGCTGATCAACCAGGTCTTCGCCGAGGACGCCTTCGAGGCGGAGACCGACGCGGTGCTGCGCGACCTCGCGGAGCGCAGTCCTTCCGCGGTGCAGCTCGCCAAGCGGCTCCTGTACAACTCGGATGCGCTGGGCTTCGAGGCCGCCGTCCGTGCCGGCGCGGACGTCAACGTGGTGGCGCGGATGACGGAAGACATGAAGGCCGGCGTGGCGCGCTTCCTGGATCGAGGCTGA